The Streptomyces avermitilis MA-4680 = NBRC 14893 genome contains a region encoding:
- a CDS encoding DUF3048 domain-containing protein, with the protein MARMRRGVMTAALLAATVTGSLVTGCTTHGRAVDDGRNRQQGHPESQVSGSPSATAGPVLAVKIDNAGAARPQTGLDTADVVYAEQVEGGLSRLMAVFATNLPKTVGPVRSARESDLELLGQFHDPTLAFSGAQHKLLPLIDKAPLRAVSPEQDSNAYFRGGDKAAPHNLFLRPKRLLNSAPGADALTTGFHFGAAPPGGTPEKARTVRFPAARFTFTWSEQRQRWLVSMDGTQAVTTDGATVAPATVVVQHVKVRQSRFHDFLGSNTPYTETVGTGKAEVLRDGRVFDVDWQRKSATDGTEFTTADGSPMNFAKGQVWVVFAKA; encoded by the coding sequence ATGGCGCGGATGCGGCGCGGCGTGATGACGGCGGCACTGCTGGCCGCCACGGTGACGGGCTCCCTGGTGACGGGCTGCACCACGCACGGCCGCGCGGTCGACGACGGACGGAACCGGCAACAGGGCCACCCGGAGAGCCAGGTCAGCGGCAGCCCGAGCGCGACGGCGGGTCCGGTACTGGCGGTGAAGATCGACAACGCTGGTGCGGCCCGCCCGCAGACGGGCCTGGACACGGCGGACGTCGTGTACGCGGAGCAGGTCGAGGGCGGTCTGAGCCGGCTGATGGCGGTGTTCGCGACGAACCTGCCGAAGACCGTCGGGCCGGTGCGCAGCGCACGCGAGTCGGACCTGGAGCTGCTGGGCCAGTTCCACGATCCGACACTCGCGTTCTCGGGGGCCCAGCACAAGCTGCTGCCACTGATCGACAAGGCGCCCCTGCGGGCCGTGTCGCCGGAGCAGGACTCGAACGCCTACTTCCGCGGCGGCGACAAGGCGGCGCCGCACAATCTGTTCCTGCGGCCGAAGCGGCTGCTGAACTCCGCACCGGGCGCCGACGCGCTCACGACGGGGTTCCACTTCGGCGCGGCTCCCCCGGGTGGCACCCCGGAGAAGGCCCGCACGGTCCGCTTCCCCGCGGCCCGCTTCACCTTCACCTGGTCCGAGCAGCGGCAGCGCTGGCTGGTGTCGATGGACGGGACACAGGCGGTGACGACGGACGGCGCGACGGTGGCGCCGGCGACCGTGGTCGTGCAGCACGTGAAGGTGCGGCAGTCCAGGTTCCACGACTTCCTCGGCAGCAACACCCCCTACACGGAGACCGTCGGCACGGGCAAGGCCGAAGTCCTGCGCGACGGGCGGGTCTTCGACGTGGACTGGCAGCGGAAGTCGGCGACGGACGGCACGGAGTTCACGACCGCGGACGGCTCGCCGATGAACTTCGCCAAGGGACAGGTGTGGGTGGTGTTCGCGAAGGCGTGA
- the ligD gene encoding non-homologous end-joining DNA ligase has translation MGDAVELEAAGRTVRLSSPDKIFFPERGFTKLDVAQYYLAVGDGILRALRNRPTTLERYPDGMSGESFFQKRAPKNMPDWIPTAHITFPSGRSADEMCPTEVAAVVWAAQFGTLTFHPWPVRRDDVDHPDELRLDLDPQPGTDYADAVRAAHELRAVLHEYGDLRGWPKTSGGRGLHVFVPIERRWTFTQVRRAAIAAGRELERRMPDQVTTAWWKEERGEKIFVDYNQTARDRTIASAYSVRPRPHAPVSAPLRWDEVGDARPRDFDIATMPRRYAELGDVHADMDDHAFSLEALLELADRDEHDHGLGDLPYPPEYPKMPGEPKRVQPSRAKHGDG, from the coding sequence ATGGGCGATGCGGTGGAGCTGGAGGCGGCGGGCAGGACGGTACGGCTGTCCAGCCCGGACAAGATCTTCTTTCCGGAGCGCGGCTTCACGAAGCTCGACGTAGCCCAGTACTACCTCGCCGTCGGCGACGGGATCCTGCGCGCCCTGCGCAACCGCCCCACGACCCTGGAGCGCTACCCGGACGGTATGAGCGGCGAGTCCTTCTTCCAGAAACGGGCGCCCAAGAACATGCCCGACTGGATCCCCACCGCCCACATCACCTTCCCCAGCGGCCGCAGCGCCGACGAGATGTGCCCCACCGAGGTGGCCGCCGTGGTGTGGGCCGCGCAGTTCGGCACGCTCACCTTCCACCCGTGGCCGGTGCGTCGCGACGACGTCGACCACCCCGACGAACTCCGCCTCGACCTCGACCCGCAGCCCGGCACGGACTACGCCGACGCCGTACGCGCCGCCCACGAACTGCGCGCCGTCCTGCACGAGTACGGCGATCTGCGCGGCTGGCCCAAGACATCCGGGGGCCGCGGGCTGCATGTCTTCGTCCCGATCGAGCGACGCTGGACCTTCACCCAGGTGCGCCGTGCCGCGATCGCCGCCGGACGCGAACTGGAACGGCGCATGCCCGACCAGGTCACCACCGCCTGGTGGAAGGAGGAACGCGGCGAGAAGATATTCGTCGACTACAACCAGACCGCCCGCGACCGCACCATCGCCTCCGCCTACTCCGTACGCCCCCGCCCGCACGCTCCCGTCTCCGCGCCCCTGCGCTGGGACGAGGTCGGGGACGCGCGGCCCCGCGACTTCGACATCGCGACCATGCCCCGGCGGTACGCCGAACTGGGCGACGTCCACGCGGACATGGACGACCACGCCTTCTCCCTGGAGGCCCTGCTGGAACTCGCCGACCGCGACGAGCACGACCACGGCCTGGGCGACCTCCCGTACCCGCCCGAATATCCGAAGATGCCGGGCGAGCCGAAACGCGTCCAGCCGAGCCGGGCGAAGCACGGGGACGGCTGA
- a CDS encoding MarR family winged helix-turn-helix transcriptional regulator, which yields MAAVDLSTHPGHLARRLQQAHYLLWNTMVSEEITSPQFAVLNALVAEPGLDQRTVGERVGLDRSTIAEVISRLSRRGLLDKVRDAHDGRRFLLRLTEEGTRTHRKLTVRTARMNQVFLAPLSAEEQSQFFDLIQRVSDAAEGLRNPAEPLTASKT from the coding sequence ATGGCCGCGGTGGACCTCTCCACCCACCCCGGGCACCTGGCCCGGCGGCTCCAGCAGGCGCACTACCTGCTGTGGAACACGATGGTCTCCGAGGAGATCACCTCACCGCAGTTCGCGGTCCTGAACGCGCTCGTGGCCGAGCCCGGCCTCGACCAGCGCACGGTCGGAGAGCGGGTCGGCCTCGACCGGTCCACGATCGCCGAGGTCATCAGCCGGCTCAGTCGCCGCGGGCTGCTCGACAAGGTCCGCGACGCGCACGACGGCCGCCGCTTCCTGCTGCGCCTCACGGAGGAGGGCACCCGCACCCACCGCAAGCTGACGGTGCGCACGGCCCGGATGAACCAGGTCTTCCTGGCCCCCCTCTCGGCCGAGGAGCAGAGCCAGTTCTTCGACCTCATCCAACGGGTCTCGGACGCCGCCGAGGGGCTCCGCAATCCCGCGGAACCCCTCACGGCCTCGAAGACCTGA
- a CDS encoding ATP-dependent DNA ligase: MDLPVMPPVKPMLAKSVAKIPPDMQYEAKWDGFRAIVFRDGTEVELGSRTGKPLTRYFPELVEALRDRLPERCVIDGEIVIARDGRLDFDALTERIHPAESRVRMLAEKTPASFVAFDLLALADDSLLDTPLTERRALLESALSGVTAPVHVAPATTDREVAEQWFEQYEGAGLDGVIAKPLTLRYRQDERAMFKVKHERTADVVVAGYRLHKSGPVVGSLLLGLYDDRGALQHVGVSAAFPMKRRAELVEELEPLRMEDAAGHPWAAWSNEAAHETARLPGAPSRWSGKKDLSWVPLRPERVAEVAYDHMENGARFRHTARFRRWRPDRTPESCTYAQLEEPVSYDLTEILGSRG; encoded by the coding sequence ATGGATCTGCCGGTGATGCCGCCCGTGAAGCCGATGCTCGCCAAGTCCGTGGCGAAGATCCCGCCGGACATGCAGTACGAGGCGAAGTGGGACGGGTTCCGGGCGATCGTGTTCCGCGACGGCACCGAGGTGGAGCTCGGCAGTCGGACCGGAAAGCCACTGACCAGGTACTTTCCCGAGCTGGTCGAGGCGTTGCGGGACCGGTTGCCCGAGCGCTGTGTGATCGACGGTGAGATCGTGATCGCCCGGGACGGGCGGCTCGACTTCGACGCGCTCACCGAGCGCATTCATCCGGCCGAGTCGCGGGTGCGGATGCTGGCCGAGAAGACGCCGGCCTCGTTCGTGGCGTTCGATCTGCTGGCGCTGGCCGACGACTCACTGCTCGACACTCCGCTGACCGAACGGCGCGCCCTGCTGGAGTCGGCGCTGTCGGGGGTGACGGCCCCCGTCCATGTCGCCCCGGCGACCACGGACCGCGAGGTGGCCGAGCAGTGGTTCGAGCAGTACGAGGGCGCGGGCCTGGACGGCGTGATCGCCAAGCCGCTCACATTGCGCTATCGGCAGGACGAGCGCGCCATGTTCAAGGTCAAGCACGAGCGTACGGCGGACGTGGTGGTCGCGGGCTACCGCCTGCACAAGAGCGGCCCGGTCGTCGGCTCGCTGCTGCTCGGGCTGTACGACGACCGGGGCGCCCTGCAACACGTCGGGGTGTCCGCCGCGTTCCCCATGAAGCGTCGCGCCGAGCTGGTGGAGGAGCTGGAGCCGCTGCGCATGGAAGACGCCGCGGGGCACCCTTGGGCGGCCTGGTCGAACGAGGCGGCGCACGAGACGGCGCGGCTGCCCGGCGCACCCAGTCGCTGGTCGGGGAAGAAGGACCTCTCCTGGGTGCCGCTGCGGCCCGAGCGGGTGGCGGAGGTGGCGTACGACCACATGGAGAACGGCGCACGCTTCCGGCACACGGCCCGCTTCCGCCGCTGGCGCCCCGACCGCACCCCCGAGAGCTGCACCTACGCGCAACTGGAGGAGCCGGTGAGCTACGACCTGACGGAGATCCTCGGCTCGCGGGGCTGA